In the bacterium SCSIO 12741 genome, ATCAATACGACTCATTTGGACCCAGGAGTGTATTTCCTACATGTAGAAGGAACCGCCATTCGATTTGCAGTGACCCATTAATTTGGGGCAAAATAAAGCCCTCTTAAAGTGGTTTGAATAAGATTTTTAAGAACCCGTCCTCGCGACGGGTTTTTTGTTTTTTCGATCGAATTCGGCTGTTTTGAGCAAAAAGGATTCATTCTTTTGAAACAACCGAATAAATATTCGTTCAGTATATCTATTTGATTGTCATTGCTATGAGGTAGATTTGGCCTTTGAGTGACTGTCCTTAATCAAATAATAATTTGGACCATGCCGTTTTTTTTGTATTCTACGGCCGTTGCAGAATAGAAAAGTGCCGCAGAAAAATATGATTCAAAACAAAAAGTACCAGGCCTATAGCCTTCACAATTTCCGCCAAATTCCTCAAATGAAAATGCTCTCTGAAGAGCAACTATTTACCATCGAAGTGGTGGGCCATGTGCTCCCGTTTAAGGTGAATAACTACATTCTGGACGAGCTCATCGACTGGAACAACTTTGAAACGGACCCCATGTTTTTGCTCACCTTTCCTCAACGGGGAATGTTGAGTGACAAGCATTTTAATACCGTAGCTGAGTGGGTTAGAGCAGGAAGGACCAAAAAGGAGATGAAGAAGGATATAGACCAGATTCGTCTGGAACTCAATCCTCATCCGGCTGGACAGAAAACCCAAAACGTACCGAGTATTCATGGCATTGAGCTTTCCGGAGTTCAGCACAAGTACAAGGAAACCGTTTTGTTCTTTCCACGAAGAGGGCAAACCTGTCATGCCTACTGTACTTTTTGCTTCCGTTGGCCGCAGTTTGTGGGAATCGACGACTTGAAGTTTGCCATGAACGAGACCCACCTGGTGGTAGAGTATCTCAAGGCTCATCCCGAGGTTACCGACCTCATTTTTACCGGAGGAGACCCGATGGTGATGGCGACCAAAGTATTCAAGCCTTATTTGGAGGCTTTAATTGAAGCCGATATTCCGCATTTGCAAAACATCCGAATTGGAACGAAGTCGCTCACTTTTTGGCCCTACAAATACGTCAATGATCCGGAGACCGATGAACTACTTGATCTTTTCCGGAAGGTAAAAGCCAAGGGTAAGCACCTGACCATTATGGCCCACTTCAACAACCCGGTAGAGCTGTCTACTCCTGTGGTTCAAAAGGCCATTGAAAATATCCTGGAAACCGGCGTTCAGATTCGAACTCAAGCACCCATTATGAAGGGCATCAACGACAATGCCGATTGGTGGGCCGCGATGTGGCGTCACCAGGTTAAATTGGGTTGTATTCCTTACTACATGTTCATCGCCCGGGATACGGGAGCACGTGATTTCTTCGCCGTTCCGCTGGAAAAATGCTACCAGATATTCCGTGATGCCTATAGCCAGGTTTCTGGAATTTGCCGAACGGTGAGAGGACCAAGCATGTCAGCAGCACCAGGTAAAGTTCAGGTATTAGGAATCGAAGAAATCAACGGTGAGAAAGTAATGGCGCTAAGCTTCCTTCAAGGAAGAAACCCCGATTGGGTGGGCCGCCCCTTCTTTGCTAAATATGATCCCGAAGCATTATGGTTGACTGATTTGAAGCCGGCCTTTGGCCAAACTCATTTCTTGTATGAAGATGGGCCCCAAATGGAAGACTCCGTTGAGGAAACTGAATCTGCTTACGAGGTTAATTATGAGGAGTATACCCCGGCATAGGTAACCCTCGTTCACTTTTAGATTTACGTATTTTTGATAGGAATCATTCTCTGTTTCCTATGCCTTGCCGAGTTATTTTCCTCAGTTTACTTGCCCTGTTGCTGAGGTTATCCGTGTATTCCAATATCGATAGCCTAAGACAGGTGCTTGAGCAACCCGGTCTTCACGACACCACTGTTGCCCAAACCAACTATTTCCTTGCCCAAGAGTATCTTCAGGAGGATGATGATTCCTGCATTTACTTTTCCCAAAAGGCCCAGGATCAATACCAGCCCTTAGACCGGCCGGATAGGGTAGCACGATGTGGGTACTATATAATTACTAGCCATACCCGGTTGGGCAACTACGCTATTAGTGTTGAATTATCTTACCAGGCGTTGAAACAATTCCAGGCTTTAAAGGATACGTCTTTCCTGGCCAGTACGCTCAACAATCTGGGGTTATGTTATGATTTGATGGGCGAAGTGGATTCGGGAAAGCATTACTACGAGAAGACGCTTTTCTATGCTTTAGAGTCCAGGGATACCTCAACATTGGCCAATTGCTACATCAACTTGGGGATGGTTCAATATTCTCAGGGAAATCTGGACAGCGCAATTTATTATTTCGAGCAATCCTTGGATTTGAATCTGACCATTTCCAATATGCGCCAGGTGGCCATTACCCTCAACAATCTCGGAGGCATGCATAAACTCAAAGGGCAAATGGATGTGGGCCTGGAGTACTACCGGAAAAGTCTGGCCCTCAACGACAGCTTAAATGATTTAAGAGGAATAGGAACGGCTTACATGAACATTGGCCGTATTTATGAGGATTTAGGCTTTCCGGATCTGGCTGAGGAAAACTACCAAAATTCAGCAGAGTTTCGCGAAAAATCGGGGGATAACTACGGTCTTGGAATCGTTAATGGCCGATTGGGTAGCTTGTATGCTGATCAGGGTCGGGATTCATTGGCTCGGATTTACCTGGAGCTAGGTATGGCTATTCAAGAAAAAATCGGAGATCGACCAGGGTTGACAACCAGTCACATCAAACTGGCCAGTTTAGCCTATGAAAAGGAACATTTTGACGCAGCCCGACAACATCTTCAGAAAGCCCAAGAATTTGCTGGTGATCAACCTAGCCGTGCTCAGGAAGTAAATATGATTTGGCTTGAAGTTAGGCTTAACCTCGCTGAGGGAATTGAGGCAAACAATTTGGAGTCGGCTCTTCGGGCCTATGACTTAAGCCAACAAATGGGAACCCCCAAGCAAATCAGTTGGCTGGCCAAAGCCTTAAGCGATGTTTACGAAAGCCAAGGCAAAACCGACGAGGCCCTTAGCTATTACAAAGTCTACAAGCAAATGGATGATAGCCTTAAAGCCATTGAGCTCAACAAAACCACCAATCGCCAGCAGGCACGTATAGAATTTGAGCGAGATGCGCTCAAAAAGGAACAGGCTCAGCAAGAGCAGGAACGTTTGGCAGCTGAAGCTTTGTCCAGAAAGAACAACCTGGAATATTCAGCGATAGGAATTGGCGTATTCGTTCTTTTTGGCCTCGTTTTTCTCTTAGGGCGATTTAAACTTCCTGACTGGGGCATTGAGCTGGCTGTGTTTCTTCCATTCCTTATTCTTTTCGAATTTTTGCTGGTCTATACCGATCCTTTTGTGGAGCAGTGGACCGGCGGGGCGCCTTTATTCAAGCTTTTAGTCAATGCGGCTATGGGTGGGCTCATTTTTCCCCTTCACGCCTTTTTTGAGGGCCTTTTAAAGCGTCGACTTTTTGGGTAAAAAAGAAAAGGGGCAATCCTTTCGAATCACCCCCCTCTTGGGTTCTAATCCTGCTTCATAACGCGCATTAGTGCCCGATTACCATCTTCCCGAATGATCTCTATGAGGTACATCCCTGACTCTCCAGACAGTTCCAATTCCGTTTGGTTCAGTGATTCAAAATATTCCCGATGGATGATTTGTCCGGTTGTATTCCGAATCACCACAGTGATGTTTTCAACCCCTTGACCAAATTCGAGTGTGACCAATCCGTTTGTTGGGTTGGGGTAGGCCGACCAATTAAATGTGGAGGGCACTTCCTTCCAACCCACGTTGGTCACCGCATAGCAATTGGACGTGTCCACGCAACCATTCGTTGTGATTTGAACAGCGTAGGTTCCATTTGAGGTCGGGGTAAAACGTTGAGTGGTGTCATTCAAGGCACTAAAGTTGTCCTCGCAATCCAACCACATATAGGTGGAATTGATATTGCTTGCATTGGCAATCAAGGAATGGACATCTTGAGTCACCATCGTATCTACCGTCTGAATCACCAGGTCAATGGTCAATACACTATCGCAACCCATGGCATTTGGAATGGTGTCTTGATAGGTTCCGCTCATATTCCAGGTGGAGTTTCCACTCGGAGAGGTGTATTCAAAACAAGCGGTATCCATAAGTGTGGCTGAAGTGGAATGATTCACGGTTAGATTTATGGTGATCGTACTGTCGCAGTTGCTCACATTTGGAATGGTGTCTGTATAGGTTCCTGTTGCCGTAAAGGTTTTTCCACTCGGTGAAGTATAACTGTCGCAGGCCACCGGATGTATGGTGTCGAAGGTGGTGTAATTAATCGTCAAATGAATGGTTAGTACAGAATCACAACCGACGGCATTGGCACCCACGAGGGTATCCTGATAACTTCCAGAGGTGTTCCAGGTGTAGGTTCCACTGGGTGAGGTATACTCATTACAAGAGACCCAATTCAAGGTATCATAAGTCCTGTTGTTAATCGTCAAGTTAATGGTCATTATTGAATCACAACCGTGGGCATTGAGAATGGTGTCCTGATAAGTACCCGAGGTGGTCCAGGTATGCATTCCACTTGGTGAAGTGTAGCTATCGCACACCACTGGAGCAATCGTCGATTTGCTGCTGTAGAAGATCGTGAGATTGATGGTAACGATCGAGTCACACCCTACTGCATTGGTGAGGGTGTCCCTATACGTTCCGGTTTGATTCCAGGTATACAATCCACTTGGGGAGACATAATTGTCACAAGCTGTTCCAGTCACGGTTGCGGTGCTGGTGTAATTCACTACCAGATTGATGGTAATCACCGAATCACAATTGTTGGCATTTGGAATGGTATCCATATGAGTGCCAGAGGTCGTAAAAATTTTCCCACTTGGAGACGTGTAGCTGTTACAAGCCGTATCATTTAGCGTGGAGGTAGTCTGGTAATTCACGGTCAAATTAATGGTGAGTATCGAATCACAATTAGCAGCGTTCGTGAGCGTGTCCATATAGGTTCCGGTTGTGGTCCAAACAAAGTTTCCACTTGGGGAAGTGTAACTGTCGCAAGTTGTTGCACTGATCGAGTTCGTTGTGCTGTTGTTAATCGTGAGGTTAATCGTAAGAATGGAGTCACAGTTAACCGCATTGGTCAAGGTATCCATATAGGTTCCGGATGTGGTCCAGGCGTACAATCCACTGGGTGAAGTATAGCTGTTACATGCCGTATCTGTGATGGTTTGAGTTGTACTGTTATTGATCGTCAAATTGACCGTAATGATGGAATCGCAATTCACCGAATTGGTCAAGGTATCCAGATACTGACCACTACTTGTCCACGTGTACAATCCACTTGGTGAGGTGTAGCTGTTGCAAGCTGTATCCGTGATTGTATTGGAAGAACTGTTGTTGATGGTCAAATTAACGGTTATGATGGAGTCACAACCTGCGGCATTGGTTAGAGTGTCCATGTACTGTCCGCTGGTCGTCCAGGTATGGTTTCCGCTTGGGGAAGAATAGCTGTTACAGGATGTATCCGTGATGGTGTGAGTTGTACTGTTTTTAATGACCAAATTGATGGTAAGAATAGAATCACAATTCACTGCATTAGTCAAGGTATCCATGTAGGTTCCCGTAGCGGTCCAGGTGTGCAATCCACTGGGCGATGTGTAGCTATCACAGGCCGTATCACTGATTGTAGCAGTGGAACTGTTGTTCACGATCAAGTTAATCGTCAGAATAGAATCACATCCCGTGGCACTGGTCAATGTATCCAGATACTGGCCATCGGTAGTCCAGGTATATTTTCCACTGGGGGATGAATAGCTGTTACAAGCGGTATCGCTAATCGTATTCTTGATTTCTGCCGGTTCGACAATACTTCCGGAAGCCGTATCGCTACATCCATTGGCATCGGTAATGGTTACGGTGTAACTACCCTGTGCCAGGTTATTTAAGGAGTTCACAGTATCTGATCTTCCGGCCCAAGCATAGCTGTGCGGTGCTGTTCCGGTGGTATCGGATGCAGATAATCCACCATTGGTTAATCCGTGGCAAGAAATGTTGGAGTCCAAAGTAACGATGGCTGAAGCGGCAGGGTTAACCGTAAAAGTATCGGTGGCCGTACAACCTGTTTGGTTGATGAACTTGGCCACATAGGTTCCGGCTTCAGTTGGGGTGTAACTGGCAATTGGCCCTGTTAAGGTTTTAATGCGGTGGTGATTGTAATCCGCAATCACGAGATCTCCTGCGGGATTAAGCGTTAATCCATATGGCACATTTAGGTTTCCGGCTGTTCCGGGCAAGGTGGTTCCGTTGTCTCCACCCTTGGATCCCGCCGGCCACATTTTCAGCCCTCTTGTTCCACCGTTGGCGACAATCAGGTTTCCATTTCCGTCGATGATCACACCGCGCTGATCGAAGAGTTGATTGGCAGCATTTCCCCCTGAAGAGGTAACTCCTGCTACGACCACTGGATTGGTGCTGCCCGGAGCGAATTTGACTACGCGCGACTTTCCAGGTTCAGAAGCAAAAACGGTGTCGTTGTGTACGGCAATACAAGCCGCTCCACTGGACGAAACCTGGGCAATGGAAGCTCCTGTTGCACTGTATTTTCTAATCTCGGTGTTTGAACTTACGTAAATTTCTCCTTTCGGAGTAATAACGATATCGGAAGGGTTGTTGGTGGAAATAAATACCGTACCACTGGTTGCCCCGGGGGCGTATTTCATCACCCGTTGATTAAAGTGATCGCAGACATAGATATTACCTGCAGCATCCAATGCAATACCCCAATTGGAGTGGAATTTGTTGAGGCTGTTTCCTTGGCCATTGCCGCCCGCTACTACAGTACCGCTGGTGGCCCCAGGAGCATATTTCATCACCCGGTGGTTTCCACCATCGGATACATACATGTCTCCGTTGGGCGCAAACACCAAATCATAGGGATAGCGGAATTTATCCAGCGAATTCCCTAAAGAACTTCCTGCAATGGTAGTTAATGAAGTTCCGTAATTGAAGCTACTAACTGTGCTCAGAACATTACCACCTTTACTAAAAATCACACTATCGGGTTGAGGTGCGAGACTTACATTTAAGGGGGCACCGGTAAAGCAGTTTTCTCCGGTTAGATTGATTTTTACGGTATCCGGGGCAGCCACTGTGACTAGGGCACCGGTCATACAACCAATGGAGTCTGTTGCGGTAACCGTATAATTTCCTGCGGGCAGGCCTTTCACGGTATCTGTCTTACTGGCCGAAGGGTCGTTCCACGAATAACTAACCGATCCAAACCCTCCGGAAGAGGTTACCATGACTTCGCCATCCTTGGAGTCGTAGCAGCTTGCATTTTTCACGGTGCTCGCTGAAGCGCTCAGGTTACACACTTTTTCTCCAAAAATTCGGAAGATGTAATTTCTACCTGTACCTTGGTAAGAGGTTGCCGTTGAGCTAACGACCAACAAACGACCGTCAGGGTATTCCAACAAAGGAGAAGAGCTGTTTCCTGTATTGAAACTCGTGCCAGGATTAAAAGAGTTGTCCAGGCTTCCATTATTGTTTATCCGGGCCAGGTAGCGAATTGGGGTGCCAGCGTAGCTCGTAAAATTTCCCCAGACCATGAATTTGCCATTGGGCATACGAATGATGTCGGCTACGGTATTGTTAGGCCCAGATCCAATGGAGAAGGATGTATCCCGGGTTCCGTCGCTGTTCAAGCGTACGATTCGATTGGTCGAAGATCCGTTGAAAGTGGAAAAGCTACCAGCAACTATTATTTTTCCATTGGGTTCAAGCAGCATTTCACTGGTAATGTTATTATTAAAACCTGTTCCGATATTGGTTAGGAAACCGTTGTCAATACTTCCGTTGCTATTCAATCGGATTAGGCGGTTAGCGGCGGTTCCGTTGTAAGAAGTGAAGAGTCCTGCAACCAGGACTTTTCCATCGCTTTGAAGCTGAATTTCGTAGACTCCGTTGTTGAACCCAGTTCCGGTATTAAAACTGGCATCGGGCGTTCCATCCGCATTAATCCGGATGATGTACTTGGCACTTGCTCCGTTGTAGGTAGTGAAGTTCCCAACACAAATAATCTTGCCATCGGGTTGAATCACAAAGTTTTGTACCGTCGAGTTGAATCCCGTTCCTTTTGGAAAGCCGGGTTCCTTGTTTCCATGAACGTCGAGTCGGAAGAAGTTTCGTGCCACAGAATCTCCATAGGTAGACATCCAGCCACCCACCAGTATCTTACCATCCGATTGTAAACCGAGCTTGTTCACCGTGTTGGAAAGGGTCAACCCTAAAGACTTAAATGAAGTGTCCATTTTTCCGGTGGCAGAATCGATCATCACCAGGTGTGGGGATACTTTCCCGTTGTAGGTGCTAAAGCTTCCACCCACTAAAATCTTTCCATTAGGCATCCACATCAAAGCATCGGCCGGGTTGCTTAATCCCATGAGAGTATTGTAGGTAAAGTCGACACTTCCGTCAGCATTCATTCGGGAAATGGCTCCTCGACGGTAGTCATCAATAAAACCATATTCACCGGCCAGCATCACCTTTCCCGTCGTGGGTTGTACGCCTATGGCATAAACCTGTTGCCCAGAAACGTAGGGTTTGTAGTTGGCGTCAATCACCCCATTGGAATCGATGCGACAAGCCTTTTGAACCGTTACGCCATTGTATTTCGTAAAGTACCCACCGGCTATATAACTCTTGTCAGCCAGTTGAATAATGTCGTGTACGGCTTGATTAAAACCGGTAGTTACGTTGGCATTGAAAGCGGCGTCTAAGGTTCCATTGGAGCTGAGACGAGCCATCCCTTTAACGGATGTAGAACCGTAGGTAGCAAAAGCACCAATTACCAGGATGTTGCCATCTTGCTGAGCGAGGATCGACTGAACCACCCAATTAAAACCACCGGAAGGCATGTGAAAAGAGGTGTCCACCGTTCCATTGGTATTCAAGCGGGCAAAGCGATTGATCGAGGTCGAACCGACTTGGGTAAAGAATCCACCAATCAAAATCTTGCCATCGGCCTGCATGTCCATAGCGTATACGTTGTTGTTGGTTCCGAGGGTATTGCTGTTGTAGCCGGTGTCCAGCGTTCCATCCGAGTTGAGGCGGGTGATTTTATTGGCAGTTGCTCCGTTGTATTGGTTAAACCATCCACCTATTACGATTTTCCCATCGGCTTGAATCCGGATGTGAGTAACCCGATCGTTAAAGCCGGATCCGGTATGAAAGGAGGTGTCGATAGAACCATCCGTGTTGAGTCGAGCGATACGGGTGTGGGCTTTGTTGTCGAAGTTGGTAAACAAACCTCCGATTACGATTTTTCCATCTGATTGAACGGCTATGGCCGTCACCCAGCTATTGGCTCCGGCACCGGCATTAAAGGATTTATCCAGGGTTCCATCTGCCTTCACCTTAGCTATCCGATTGGCCGTTTCGGTTTCGAATTTGGTAAAGTGTCCTCCTACCAGGGCTGAGCCGTCGGCATAGCTGTGCATCGAGGCGATTAGGGCATTGAATCCAAATCCGGACAAATTTCCCGGATCGTTAGCATTGAATGTGGTATCGAGTTCTCCTGCAAGCTGAGCTTGTACGTGGCCTCCGAAAAGGGTGAGAACAAAAAGGGTGATAATCAGTTTTTTCATCGGTCATGATTTGATAGCTACAAATGAATTCATTTACCGACCGCCTTCTCTCAATCAGCACATTACATTCAGATTACATTTTGGCACTTTTTGATTAGTATTCCAGAGAATAAGATTGATTTGTAGGCTTAAAGTCCTGAAATAACTATTAATTTCCAATTCTAAATTGGATGAAAAGCAACCCTAATCTTATCCGCATTTCGGTATACATATCAGCAATTATTCTGGCCTGTATGGCCACGATTTCCGTGGCTGCCCAGCGGGTGGTTGACTTTAAAACCCTCAGTACATCCGATGGGTTATCACACAATATCGTTTTCGATATTCTACAGGATCGGGATGGTTTTCTTTGGCTCGCTACCCAAAATGGTTTGAACCGCTATGATGGATACCGGTTTCAAGTATACCAGTCCATTCCCGGCGATTCTTTTTCATTGATCAATCATTTTGTTCAATCCCTGGCCGAGGATGGTCAAGGTCGAATTTGGGTAGGGAGCAATGGTTCGGGCCTGAGTGTTTGGAGCCGGAAAACGGAACGCTTTCGGCATTATCCGGAAACGGAGGTGAGCGAGGATGATCATTTTTACCACAATAGCATTTGGGCCATTTTGGAATCGGATGCAGGTGAAATTTGGACGGGAACCTTTGGTGGAGGACTAAAAAAACTCGATCAAGCTTCGGGTAAATACCAAACCTTTTTGGCCAATAAATTAGACCCCAATTCCTTGTCTAATAATGATGTTCGCTGTTTGATCCAAGGGCGAGACGGTAATTTCTGGCTGGGCACGTTTGGCGGCGGACTCAATCGCTTCAACCCTAAAACAGAGCAGTTCACTCCCTATTATTGCCAGGATAAACGACTGATTCCACGAGTACACAATCAAATTCTTGATCTACTGGAAGACACGGTGAGAAACGGAATTTGGGTAGCAACCTTCGGCGGCGGCTTAAAGTTTTTTGACCACGAAACCGAAGAAATGTCCACCTGGGCTGTACAACCTGAGGAAGGTAGAATTCGCTCCCTGTCTTTTGATCGGGATGAACCCGACGTTCTTTGGATGGCTACCTGGAAAGGTGGGTTGGTCAGTTTGAACCTGTCTACCGGAAAATTGCAAGCTTATCTGCCCCAATCTGGAAATCTGGAATCCCTTTCTGACGATAAATTAACCCGGGTCTACCAGGACCGAAGCGGAACCATGTGGACCGCGACTTACGGAGGTGGAGTAAGCGCCTTTGAGCCCTCTCCGTCCCGGGAATTTCATCGGATCTCCAAACCTGAGTACGATCTAAAAAGTGCCTACGCCTACAGTGTATGCGAAAAGGGTGATGCCATTTGGATTGGAACCCTTGGAGGAGGTTTGATTCAGGTAAACCCATCCACCGGGCAGACTCAGCATTTTTTCCATGAAGGCACTCCGGAAAAAACCATTTACTCCATTCTTCCAATAGGTGACGAGTTATGGCTTGGTACTGCCGGGCAAGGAGTGGTGCGTTGGAATCCGGAAACTGGGCAACAAAAGGCCTACCGCGACCTTCCCGATGCTGGAACCTCTTCTTCTGCCGATTATGTTTGGTGTTCCCTGATGGATAAACAAGGGAGACTCTGGCTCGGATCCTTTGGAGCGGGGCTCCGTCTTTTAGATACCGCAACGGGAGTCTTTACGGTTTACCAGAATCAACCGGGTGATAGTACATCTTTGGCTCACAATACAGCCTATTCCCTGTTTGAGGATAGTCGCGGAAATTTCTGGGTGGGTACGGGTAGTGGCGGTTTGCATTTGATGGATCGGGACCAGGGTACCTTTCAACGTTTTCAAAACAACCCTTCTGATCCACATTCCCTATCCAACGATTTTGTTAACGTTATCACCGAAGATCAAAATGGAATTCTCTGGATTGGAACTTCCGGAGGGCTCAATCGCCTCAATCTGGATTCACTGGATTACGCCCGGTTTCAACATTACCGGGTAAAGGATGGCTTACCAGGCGACGAAATCTCAGGCATCTTGGTTGATGATCAAAATCGACTGTGGATTGCAGCCAACAATGGAATTGCCCGGATGGATGGTTCGGATGCGAAGCCTTCAATCACCGTGTTTGACCCAAGTGATGGTCTGCAAAAAGGAGAATTTACGGCGGGTGCAGTTCAACGTGGAAAAAGTGGCTGGTTCTACTTTGGAGGTATGGAAGGGGTTACCTATTTTCACCCGGACAGCATTCAAAACAGCGGCTACCAACCGGAAGTGGTACTCACCGATTTTAAACTCTTCAACGAATCTGTGCCCTTGAATCCGGATGGAAGTAGCGATCAATCCTTGACTTCTGAGGAGAGCGGGTATTACCTTCATCAGCCAATTCAACAAGTGGAGGAAATGGTGCTTAGCTATCAGGAACGTGTCCTGACTTTTGATTTCGTCAGCCTTGATTTATTGCACCCCGATAAAAACCAATTTGCCTACCAGCTCGAGGGCTTTGATCAGGATTGGACCATGACGAACGGACACAGCGTGACCTACACCAATCTTTCTCCCGGC is a window encoding:
- a CDS encoding T9SS type A sorting domain-containing protein — protein: MKKLIITLFVLTLFGGHVQAQLAGELDTTFNANDPGNLSGFGFNALIASMHSYADGSALVGGHFTKFETETANRIAKVKADGTLDKSFNAGAGANSWVTAIAVQSDGKIVIGGLFTNFDNKAHTRIARLNTDGSIDTSFHTGSGFNDRVTHIRIQADGKIVIGGWFNQYNGATANKITRLNSDGTLDTGYNSNTLGTNNNVYAMDMQADGKILIGGFFTQVGSTSINRFARLNTNGTVDTSFHMPSGGFNWVVQSILAQQDGNILVIGAFATYGSTSVKGMARLSSNGTLDAAFNANVTTGFNQAVHDIIQLADKSYIAGGYFTKYNGVTVQKACRIDSNGVIDANYKPYVSGQQVYAIGVQPTTGKVMLAGEYGFIDDYRRGAISRMNADGSVDFTYNTLMGLSNPADALMWMPNGKILVGGSFSTYNGKVSPHLVMIDSATGKMDTSFKSLGLTLSNTVNKLGLQSDGKILVGGWMSTYGDSVARNFFRLDVHGNKEPGFPKGTGFNSTVQNFVIQPDGKIICVGNFTTYNGASAKYIIRINADGTPDASFNTGTGFNNGVYEIQLQSDGKVLVAGLFTSYNGTAANRLIRLNSNGSIDNGFLTNIGTGFNNNITSEMLLEPNGKIIVAGSFSTFNGSSTNRIVRLNSDGTRDTSFSIGSGPNNTVADIIRMPNGKFMVWGNFTSYAGTPIRYLARINNNGSLDNSFNPGTSFNTGNSSSPLLEYPDGRLLVVSSTATSYQGTGRNYIFRIFGEKVCNLSASASTVKNASCYDSKDGEVMVTSSGGFGSVSYSWNDPSASKTDTVKGLPAGNYTVTATDSIGCMTGALVTVAAPDTVKINLTGENCFTGAPLNVSLAPQPDSVIFSKGGNVLSTVSSFNYGTSLTTIAGSSLGNSLDKFRYPYDLVFAPNGDMYVSDGGNHRVMKYAPGATSGTVVAGGNGQGNSLNKFHSNWGIALDAAGNIYVCDHFNQRVMKYAPGATSGTVFISTNNPSDIVITPKGEIYVSSNTEIRKYSATGASIAQVSSSGAACIAVHNDTVFASEPGKSRVVKFAPGSTNPVVVAGVTSSGGNAANQLFDQRGVIIDGNGNLIVANGGTRGLKMWPAGSKGGDNGTTLPGTAGNLNVPYGLTLNPAGDLVIADYNHHRIKTLTGPIASYTPTEAGTYVAKFINQTGCTATDTFTVNPAASAIVTLDSNISCHGLTNGGLSASDTTGTAPHSYAWAGRSDTVNSLNNLAQGSYTVTITDANGCSDTASGSIVEPAEIKNTISDTACNSYSSPSGKYTWTTDGQYLDTLTSATGCDSILTINLIVNNSSTATISDTACDSYTSPSGLHTWTATGTYMDTLTNAVNCDSILTINLVIKNSTTHTITDTSCNSYSSPSGNHTWTTSGQYMDTLTNAAGCDSIITVNLTINNSSSNTITDTACNSYTSPSGLYTWTSSGQYLDTLTNSVNCDSIITVNLTINNSTTQTITDTACNSYTSPSGLYAWTTSGTYMDTLTNAVNCDSILTINLTINNSTTNSISATTCDSYTSPSGNFVWTTTGTYMDTLTNAANCDSILTINLTVNYQTTSTLNDTACNSYTSPSGKIFTTSGTHMDTIPNANNCDSVITINLVVNYTSTATVTGTACDNYVSPSGLYTWNQTGTYRDTLTNAVGCDSIVTINLTIFYSSKSTIAPVVCDSYTSPSGMHTWTTSGTYQDTILNAHGCDSIMTINLTINNRTYDTLNWVSCNEYTSPSGTYTWNTSGSYQDTLVGANAVGCDSVLTIHLTINYTTFDTIHPVACDSYTSPSGKTFTATGTYTDTIPNVSNCDSTITINLTVNHSTSATLMDTACFEYTSPSGNSTWNMSGTYQDTIPNAMGCDSVLTIDLVIQTVDTMVTQDVHSLIANASNINSTYMWLDCEDNFSALNDTTQRFTPTSNGTYAVQITTNGCVDTSNCYAVTNVGWKEVPSTFNWSAYPNPTNGLVTLEFGQGVENITVVIRNTTGQIIHREYFESLNQTELELSGESGMYLIEIIREDGNRALMRVMKQD
- a CDS encoding tetratricopeptide repeat protein; translated protein: MPCRVIFLSLLALLLRLSVYSNIDSLRQVLEQPGLHDTTVAQTNYFLAQEYLQEDDDSCIYFSQKAQDQYQPLDRPDRVARCGYYIITSHTRLGNYAISVELSYQALKQFQALKDTSFLASTLNNLGLCYDLMGEVDSGKHYYEKTLFYALESRDTSTLANCYINLGMVQYSQGNLDSAIYYFEQSLDLNLTISNMRQVAITLNNLGGMHKLKGQMDVGLEYYRKSLALNDSLNDLRGIGTAYMNIGRIYEDLGFPDLAEENYQNSAEFREKSGDNYGLGIVNGRLGSLYADQGRDSLARIYLELGMAIQEKIGDRPGLTTSHIKLASLAYEKEHFDAARQHLQKAQEFAGDQPSRAQEVNMIWLEVRLNLAEGIEANNLESALRAYDLSQQMGTPKQISWLAKALSDVYESQGKTDEALSYYKVYKQMDDSLKAIELNKTTNRQQARIEFERDALKKEQAQQEQERLAAEALSRKNNLEYSAIGIGVFVLFGLVFLLGRFKLPDWGIELAVFLPFLILFEFLLVYTDPFVEQWTGGAPLFKLLVNAAMGGLIFPLHAFFEGLLKRRLFG
- a CDS encoding lysine 2,3-aminomutase produces the protein MIQNKKYQAYSLHNFRQIPQMKMLSEEQLFTIEVVGHVLPFKVNNYILDELIDWNNFETDPMFLLTFPQRGMLSDKHFNTVAEWVRAGRTKKEMKKDIDQIRLELNPHPAGQKTQNVPSIHGIELSGVQHKYKETVLFFPRRGQTCHAYCTFCFRWPQFVGIDDLKFAMNETHLVVEYLKAHPEVTDLIFTGGDPMVMATKVFKPYLEALIEADIPHLQNIRIGTKSLTFWPYKYVNDPETDELLDLFRKVKAKGKHLTIMAHFNNPVELSTPVVQKAIENILETGVQIRTQAPIMKGINDNADWWAAMWRHQVKLGCIPYYMFIARDTGARDFFAVPLEKCYQIFRDAYSQVSGICRTVRGPSMSAAPGKVQVLGIEEINGEKVMALSFLQGRNPDWVGRPFFAKYDPEALWLTDLKPAFGQTHFLYEDGPQMEDSVEETESAYEVNYEEYTPA